In the genome of Carnobacterium pleistocenium FTR1, one region contains:
- the dnaK gene encoding molecular chaperone DnaK has protein sequence MGKMIGIDLGTTNSAVAVLEGGVAKIIPNPEGNRTTPSVVAFKNGEMQVGEVAKRQAVTNPNTISSIKRHIGEAGFSVEVDGKKYTPQEISATILQYLKGYAESYLGETVDKAVITVPAYFNDAQRQATKDAGKIAGLEVERIVNEPTAAALAYGLDKTHKEEKILVFDLGGGTFDVSILELGDGVFDVLSTAGDNKLGGDDFDNKIMNYLVAEFKKENGVDLSKDKMAVQRLKDASEKAKKDLSGVTSTQISLPFITAGEAGPLHLEINLTRAKFDDLTYDLVERTKGPVRQALKDAGLSTSEIDEVILVGGSTRIPSVIDAVRKEAGKEPNKSVNPDEVVAMGAAIQGGVITGDVTDIVLLDVTPLSLGIETMGGVFTKLIERNTTIPTSKSQVFSTAADNQPAVDVHVMQGERPMAADNKTLGRFQLTDIPTAPRGIPQIEVTFDIDKNGIVNVSAKDLGTQKEQTITIKSSSGLTDEEIERMVKDAEANAEADKVRKEEVELRNEVDQLLFQVDKTIGELEGKVDEAEVKKAEEARDELKAAVEANDLETMKTKRDELNEIVQALTVKLYEQAAQAQGEANPEGSEQAQDGSDDVVDADFEEVDDENK, from the coding sequence ATGGGTAAAATGATAGGTATTGACTTAGGAACAACAAATTCAGCAGTTGCAGTATTAGAAGGCGGAGTAGCAAAAATTATTCCGAATCCAGAGGGTAACCGTACAACTCCATCAGTAGTAGCATTTAAAAATGGAGAAATGCAAGTAGGAGAAGTTGCAAAACGTCAAGCTGTAACAAATCCAAATACAATTAGTTCAATCAAACGTCATATTGGTGAAGCTGGCTTCTCAGTTGAAGTTGATGGCAAAAAATACACTCCACAAGAAATTTCTGCAACTATTCTGCAATACTTGAAAGGTTATGCTGAAAGCTACCTAGGAGAAACAGTTGATAAAGCTGTTATTACTGTTCCTGCTTACTTTAATGATGCACAACGTCAAGCAACTAAAGATGCTGGTAAAATCGCTGGTCTTGAAGTTGAACGTATTGTAAATGAACCAACTGCTGCTGCATTAGCATATGGTTTAGACAAAACACACAAAGAAGAAAAAATTCTAGTATTTGACTTAGGTGGAGGTACATTTGACGTTTCTATTCTTGAATTAGGAGATGGCGTTTTTGATGTATTGTCTACTGCTGGAGACAACAAATTAGGTGGAGATGATTTTGATAACAAAATCATGAACTATTTAGTAGCTGAATTCAAAAAAGAAAACGGTGTTGACTTATCTAAAGATAAAATGGCCGTTCAACGTTTGAAAGATGCTTCTGAAAAAGCTAAAAAAGATTTGTCAGGCGTAACTTCAACACAAATCAGCCTACCATTTATTACTGCTGGAGAAGCTGGACCGTTACACTTGGAAATCAACTTAACTCGTGCTAAATTTGATGATTTAACTTATGACCTAGTTGAACGTACGAAAGGACCTGTTCGTCAAGCTCTTAAAGATGCAGGCTTATCTACATCTGAAATTGATGAAGTTATCTTAGTAGGTGGATCAACACGTATTCCTTCTGTTATTGATGCTGTACGTAAAGAAGCAGGAAAAGAACCAAATAAATCAGTTAACCCTGATGAAGTTGTCGCAATGGGTGCTGCAATCCAAGGTGGAGTTATCACTGGTGATGTTACAGATATCGTCTTGTTAGATGTTACTCCATTATCATTAGGTATCGAAACAATGGGTGGCGTGTTTACAAAACTGATTGAACGTAACACAACGATCCCAACAAGCAAATCACAAGTATTCTCAACTGCTGCTGATAACCAACCAGCTGTTGATGTACACGTTATGCAAGGTGAACGTCCAATGGCAGCCGACAACAAAACATTAGGTCGCTTCCAATTGACTGACATTCCTACTGCACCTCGTGGCATTCCACAAATCGAAGTAACCTTTGATATTGATAAAAACGGAATCGTTAACGTAAGTGCTAAAGACTTAGGAACTCAAAAAGAACAAACAATCACAATCAAATCATCTTCAGGTTTAACCGACGAAGAAATCGAACGTATGGTTAAAGATGCAGAAGCAAATGCTGAAGCAGACAAAGTTCGTAAAGAAGAAGTAGAATTACGTAACGAAGTGGATCAATTATTATTCCAAGTTGACAAAACTATTGGCGAATTAGAAGGTAAAGTTGACGAAGCTGAAGTTAAAAAAGCTGAAGAAGCTCGTGATGAATTGAAAGCTGCTGTTGAAGCAAACGATCTTGAAACAATGAAAACAAAACGCGATGAATTAAATGAGATCGTACAAGCATTAACAGTTAAATTGTATGAACAAGCTGCTCAAGCACAAGGAGAAGCAAATCCTGAAGGCTCAGAACAAGCACAAGATGGATCTGATGATGTTGTAGATGCTGATTTTGAAGAAGTCGATGACGAAAATAAATAA
- the dnaJ gene encoding molecular chaperone DnaJ: protein MMAKRDLYEVLGVSKGASDEEIKRAYRKLSKKFHPDINKEAGSEDKFKEVAEAYEVLSNADKRAAYDQYGHASTDPNFGAGGGGGYGGGGFGGGGFGGGGFEDIFESFFGGGRSQNPNAPRQGEDLQYSVNLEFEEAIFGKETTVSYNREEECKTCHGDGAKPGTSPVTCSRCHGTGSLNVERNTPLGRVMTRQTCDVCHGTGKEIKEHCPTCHGSGHTKDKHTVKVTVPAGVEDGNQMRLNGQGEAGKNGGPYGDLYVVFRVKASNQFERNGSEIYYELPINFVQASLGDEVEVPTVHGKVKLKIPAGTQTGTNFRLRGKGAPKLRGSGTGDQHIKIKLVTPKNLSKEQTDLLRQFAKASGMEVEEQDGSIFDKVKDAFKADKKRK, encoded by the coding sequence ATCATGGCTAAAAGAGATTTATACGAAGTATTAGGCGTATCAAAAGGTGCTTCTGATGAAGAAATAAAGAGAGCGTATAGAAAATTATCAAAGAAGTTTCATCCAGATATCAATAAAGAAGCTGGGTCTGAAGATAAATTTAAAGAAGTTGCGGAAGCTTATGAAGTATTAAGTAATGCGGATAAACGTGCAGCTTATGATCAATATGGTCATGCAAGTACAGATCCAAACTTTGGAGCAGGTGGCGGCGGCGGTTATGGCGGCGGTGGCTTCGGAGGCGGCGGCTTTGGCGGCGGTGGCTTTGAAGATATTTTTGAATCATTCTTTGGTGGCGGTCGTTCACAAAATCCAAATGCTCCTCGTCAAGGAGAAGATTTACAGTACTCAGTGAATCTAGAATTCGAAGAAGCCATTTTTGGTAAAGAAACAACGGTCAGTTACAATCGTGAAGAAGAATGTAAAACATGTCACGGTGATGGAGCTAAACCAGGCACCAGCCCGGTAACGTGTTCTCGATGCCATGGTACAGGTTCATTAAATGTTGAACGGAATACACCACTGGGTCGAGTAATGACTCGTCAAACCTGTGATGTTTGTCATGGTACAGGTAAAGAAATTAAAGAACATTGTCCAACATGTCATGGTTCTGGACATACGAAAGACAAACATACAGTTAAAGTAACTGTCCCTGCAGGTGTTGAAGATGGAAATCAAATGCGCTTAAATGGACAAGGAGAAGCCGGAAAAAATGGCGGACCTTACGGAGATTTATACGTTGTTTTCCGTGTCAAAGCCAGCAATCAATTTGAACGAAATGGATCAGAAATTTATTACGAATTGCCAATTAATTTTGTCCAAGCTTCATTAGGGGATGAAGTTGAAGTTCCGACTGTTCATGGTAAAGTGAAATTAAAAATACCTGCTGGAACACAAACAGGAACGAATTTCCGTCTGAGAGGCAAAGGAGCACCAAAATTACGTGGTTCAGGCACTGGGGATCAACATATAAAAATTAAATTGGTCACTCCGAAGAATCTATCAAAAGAACAAACAGACTTGTTGAGACAATTTGCTAAAGCTAGTGGCATGGAAGTTGAAGAACAAGATGGTTCTATTTTTGATAAAGTAAAAGATGCTTTTAAGGCAGATAAGAAAAGGAAATGA
- the ribF gene encoding riboflavin biosynthesis protein RibF: MEIIKLHHPYRANEIPEDKVVLALGFFDGVHRGHREVIGRAKSIADKNNFKLAVMTFNQHPSIVFKKLNPDQHKYLSTVSRKEQLMEKIGVDYLYEVDFTSAFAGLNPQDFVDQYIVGLHAQTVVAGFDYTFGKKEVASMAHLPTYANNRFEVVVIEEQKLQEEKISSSRIRLALEIGDMAVANNLLGYAYATPGRVVHGDARGRLLGFPTANIEIENFVKLPRKGVYVVEILVGGIAYSGMASIGHNVTFEPNRPLTVEVYILDFSDDIYGEEVTVFWYDYLRDEEKYDSIDALVAQLKQDELDTAAFFEKNKDLPPKD; the protein is encoded by the coding sequence ATGGAAATCATTAAACTGCACCATCCGTATCGAGCAAATGAAATTCCTGAAGACAAAGTAGTGTTAGCTTTAGGTTTTTTTGATGGTGTACACAGAGGTCATCGAGAAGTAATCGGCAGAGCAAAAAGTATTGCTGATAAAAATAATTTTAAATTAGCTGTTATGACGTTTAATCAACATCCTTCGATCGTTTTTAAAAAATTAAATCCTGATCAACATAAATATCTTTCGACTGTTTCTCGTAAAGAACAATTGATGGAGAAAATTGGTGTTGATTATCTTTATGAAGTAGATTTTACATCTGCATTTGCTGGATTGAATCCACAAGATTTTGTAGATCAATATATTGTTGGATTACATGCACAAACCGTTGTAGCGGGTTTCGATTATACTTTTGGTAAAAAAGAAGTCGCTTCGATGGCTCATTTACCAACCTACGCCAACAATCGTTTTGAGGTAGTAGTGATAGAAGAACAAAAATTACAAGAAGAAAAAATCAGTTCGTCACGTATTCGTTTGGCTTTAGAAATAGGAGATATGGCTGTTGCTAATAATCTCTTAGGTTATGCCTATGCTACTCCTGGAAGAGTCGTACATGGAGATGCTAGAGGAAGGTTGTTAGGCTTTCCAACAGCGAATATTGAGATTGAGAACTTTGTTAAACTGCCTCGTAAAGGGGTATATGTTGTTGAAATTTTAGTAGGCGGAATAGCCTATAGTGGAATGGCTTCAATTGGACACAATGTGACGTTTGAACCAAACCGCCCGTTAACAGTAGAAGTGTATATCCTCGATTTCAGTGATGATATCTACGGCGAGGAAGTAACGGTATTTTGGTATGATTATTTACGAGATGAAGAAAAATATGATTCGATTGATGCCTTAGTCGCTCAACTTAAACAAGATGAATTGGATACTGCCGCTTTTTTTGAAAAAAATAAGGACTTACCACCGAAAGATTAA
- the lepA gene encoding translation elongation factor 4: MNKNDLIERQKRIRNFSIIAHIDHGKSTLADRILQMTNTVADRDMQAQLLDSMDLERERGITIKLNAIELNYTAKDGETYTLHLIDTPGHVDFTYEVSRSLAACEGAILVVDAAQGIEAQTLANVYLALDNDLEILPVINKIDLPAADPERVRAEIEDVIGIDASEAVFASAKAGIGIEEILEQIVEKIPAPVGDTDNPLKALIFDSVYDAYRGVVLNIRVMEGMIKPGDTMKLMSNGKTFEVAEVGVFSPKAIKREFLMVGDVGYVTANIKTVQDTRVGDTITLANNPATEILKGYRKMTPMVYCGMYPIDSSRYGDLRDALDKLQLNDAALQFEAETSQALGFGYRCGFLGLLHMDVIQERLEREFNLELITTAPSVIYHANLTDGTQKIVANPAEMPEPGVIESIEEPYVKATIMVPNDYVGAVMEISQRKRGDFLTMAYLDDNRVNVVYEIPLSEIVYDFFDKLKSSTKGYASLDYELIGYKQSNLSKMDILLNGEKVDALGFIVHKDFAFHRGKAIVDQLKTIIPRHQFEIPVQAAIGQKIVARSNIKALRKDVTAKLYGGDVTRRQKLLKKQKAGKKRMKQVGSVEVPQEAFMSVLKMDDE, encoded by the coding sequence ATGAATAAAAATGACTTAATTGAAAGACAAAAACGTATTCGAAACTTTTCTATTATTGCCCATATTGACCATGGGAAATCAACTTTGGCCGATCGTATCCTGCAAATGACGAATACCGTTGCTGATCGCGATATGCAAGCACAGTTATTGGATTCAATGGATCTTGAACGTGAACGAGGCATTACGATCAAATTAAATGCAATTGAATTGAACTATACTGCAAAAGATGGCGAAACGTACACCCTACATTTAATCGACACACCAGGACACGTCGATTTTACGTATGAAGTTTCAAGAAGTTTAGCAGCCTGTGAAGGAGCTATCCTAGTTGTTGATGCAGCACAAGGTATCGAAGCCCAAACGCTAGCGAACGTTTATCTAGCGCTAGATAATGATCTTGAAATCTTACCTGTAATCAATAAAATTGATTTACCTGCGGCAGATCCAGAACGTGTCCGTGCGGAAATAGAAGATGTTATCGGGATCGATGCTAGTGAAGCTGTTTTTGCAAGTGCTAAAGCAGGTATTGGGATCGAAGAAATCTTAGAACAAATCGTTGAAAAAATTCCAGCTCCAGTAGGCGATACAGATAATCCTTTAAAAGCGTTAATCTTTGATTCAGTTTACGATGCTTATCGTGGAGTGGTATTGAATATTCGTGTGATGGAAGGGATGATCAAACCTGGAGATACCATGAAGTTGATGAGTAACGGAAAAACGTTTGAAGTAGCTGAAGTAGGGGTCTTTTCACCTAAAGCAATCAAACGCGAATTTCTAATGGTTGGGGATGTTGGATACGTTACTGCAAATATCAAAACTGTCCAAGATACTCGAGTTGGAGATACCATTACGCTAGCAAATAATCCTGCTACAGAAATATTAAAAGGGTACCGTAAAATGACGCCAATGGTCTATTGTGGGATGTACCCAATTGATTCTTCTCGTTATGGCGATTTAAGAGACGCGTTAGATAAATTACAATTAAACGATGCAGCACTGCAATTTGAAGCTGAAACCTCTCAAGCGCTTGGATTTGGGTACCGTTGTGGATTCTTAGGCCTATTACACATGGACGTGATTCAAGAGCGCCTTGAGCGTGAATTCAACTTAGAATTGATCACAACAGCTCCATCCGTTATCTATCACGCAAACTTAACGGATGGCACACAAAAAATCGTAGCTAACCCAGCTGAAATGCCTGAACCAGGTGTGATCGAATCGATTGAAGAACCTTACGTAAAAGCAACGATCATGGTTCCAAACGACTATGTCGGAGCTGTAATGGAAATTTCACAACGCAAACGTGGCGACTTCTTAACGATGGCGTACCTTGATGATAACCGCGTAAACGTGGTTTATGAAATTCCACTATCAGAAATCGTCTATGATTTCTTTGATAAATTAAAATCAAGTACTAAAGGATATGCTTCTTTAGATTATGAATTGATTGGCTACAAACAAAGTAACTTGTCTAAGATGGATATATTATTGAACGGCGAAAAAGTAGATGCTTTAGGCTTTATCGTGCATAAAGACTTTGCTTTCCACCGAGGAAAAGCAATCGTTGATCAATTAAAAACAATTATTCCAAGACACCAATTTGAAATTCCTGTTCAAGCAGCAATCGGACAAAAAATCGTTGCGCGTTCAAACATCAAAGCTTTACGTAAAGACGTTACAGCGAAACTTTATGGTGGTGACGTAACCCGTCGTCAAAAACTATTGAAGAAACAAAAAGCTGGTAAGAAACGAATGAAACAAGTCGGATCAGTAGAAGTTCCGCAAGAGGCGTTCATGTCTGTTCTTAAGATGGATGACGAGTAA
- the argH gene encoding argininosuccinate lyase: MKKLWGGRFEGENQKWIDEFGASIEVDQVLAEEDITGSLAHVKMLAKTSIILQEEADEIVRGLLILLGKAQKKELVFSIENEDIHLNIETLLHKEIGPVAGKLHTARSRNDQVATDMHLYLKGQVGEISESLIDLEKVILIKAEKHVETIIPGYTHLQHAQPISFAHHLLAYYNMFKRDLERYQDSLKRIDCSPLGAAALAGTTFPIDRLYTAEQLGFSSVYSNSMDAVSDRDFILEFLSNSSILMMHLSRFCEEMILWTSHEYQFASLTDAFSTGSSIMPQKKNPDMAELIRGKTGRVYGNLFSLLTVMKSLPLAYNKDLQEDKEGMFDTVKTVKDCLAIFAGMLEDMVVHEEKMNEATKKDFSNATELADYLASKGVPFREAHEIVGKLVLKCLKNGSYLQDISLADFQEAAPIIQEDVYSLLDSRVAVERRNSLGGTGFAQIRIELEKAKVELPLN, encoded by the coding sequence ATGAAAAAATTATGGGGCGGCCGTTTTGAAGGAGAAAATCAAAAATGGATCGATGAATTTGGTGCTTCGATTGAAGTAGACCAAGTTTTAGCTGAAGAAGACATTACGGGAAGTTTAGCGCATGTCAAAATGTTAGCTAAGACATCTATCATTCTTCAAGAAGAAGCAGATGAAATCGTCAGAGGGTTGTTAATTCTTTTGGGAAAAGCTCAAAAGAAAGAGCTGGTATTTTCTATTGAAAATGAAGACATTCATTTGAATATTGAAACGCTTCTCCATAAAGAGATTGGTCCGGTTGCAGGGAAATTACACACTGCAAGAAGCCGGAATGATCAAGTAGCCACTGATATGCATCTTTATTTGAAAGGTCAAGTTGGCGAAATTTCTGAATCTCTGATAGATTTAGAAAAAGTCATTCTGATAAAAGCAGAAAAACATGTTGAAACGATTATTCCTGGATATACGCATTTGCAACATGCACAGCCGATCTCTTTTGCACATCATTTGTTGGCATATTACAATATGTTTAAACGTGATCTAGAAAGATATCAAGATAGTCTGAAACGCATTGATTGTTCTCCACTAGGAGCAGCGGCTTTAGCAGGAACGACTTTTCCAATTGATCGTTTGTATACTGCTGAACAATTAGGTTTTAGTTCGGTTTATTCAAATAGTATGGATGCTGTGAGTGATCGTGATTTCATCTTAGAATTTCTATCGAACAGCAGTATATTAATGATGCATCTTTCACGTTTTTGCGAAGAGATGATTCTTTGGACAAGTCATGAGTATCAATTTGCTAGTTTAACGGATGCTTTCTCAACAGGCAGCTCGATTATGCCGCAAAAGAAAAATCCAGATATGGCAGAATTGATTCGTGGTAAAACAGGCAGAGTATATGGTAATTTATTTTCACTATTGACGGTTATGAAAAGTTTGCCATTAGCTTATAATAAGGATTTGCAAGAAGACAAAGAAGGTATGTTTGACACCGTCAAAACCGTTAAAGACTGTTTGGCTATCTTTGCTGGTATGTTGGAAGATATGGTCGTGCATGAAGAAAAAATGAATGAAGCGACAAAAAAAGATTTTTCCAATGCAACTGAGTTAGCCGATTACCTTGCTTCTAAGGGTGTTCCATTTAGAGAAGCGCATGAAATAGTTGGAAAACTTGTTTTGAAATGTTTGAAAAATGGCAGCTATTTACAAGATATTTCATTAGCTGATTTTCAAGAAGCAGCTCCTATTATTCAAGAAGATGTGTATTCTTTGTTAGACTCTCGCGTAGCGGTTGAACGCAGAAATTCTTTAGGTGGTACTGGTTTTGCACAAATAAGAATTGAACTAGAAAAAGCAAAAGTAGAGTTGCCGTTAAATTAG
- the grpE gene encoding nucleotide exchange factor GrpE — MSRNKDKKQEQEEVKEPTTESVEETVIKPEETTESVEVDQPEVDELTEAKKALEEMENKYLRVQAEMANIQKRNAKEREDAAKFRAQSLATELLPVIDNLERAIAIEVTDEQGKSLKKGIEMVKDTLNTALKSEGIEIIDPLNEHFDPNFHQAVQTVPVEEGQTSEIVVQVLQKGYDLKGRVLRPAMVIVAQ; from the coding sequence GTGTCTAGAAATAAAGATAAGAAGCAAGAACAAGAAGAAGTTAAAGAACCCACAACAGAATCAGTAGAAGAAACGGTAATTAAACCCGAAGAAACGACTGAATCTGTAGAAGTTGACCAACCAGAAGTGGATGAACTTACTGAAGCGAAAAAAGCTTTAGAAGAGATGGAAAATAAATATTTGCGTGTACAAGCTGAAATGGCAAATATCCAAAAACGTAATGCAAAAGAACGTGAAGATGCGGCTAAATTCCGTGCTCAATCTTTAGCAACTGAATTGCTTCCCGTTATTGATAACTTAGAACGAGCTATAGCAATTGAAGTGACAGATGAGCAAGGGAAAAGCTTGAAAAAAGGAATCGAAATGGTTAAAGATACCCTTAACACGGCACTAAAAAGTGAAGGGATCGAAATTATCGACCCACTAAATGAACATTTTGATCCAAACTTCCATCAGGCTGTTCAAACAGTTCCGGTTGAAGAAGGTCAAACAAGTGAAATAGTTGTACAAGTTTTACAAAAAGGGTATGATTTAAAAGGACGGGTATTACGCCCAGCAATGGTTATCGTTGCTCAATAA
- a CDS encoding argininosuccinate synthase produces the protein MNKGKVVLAYSGGLDTSVSIKWLIDEGYEVIACCLDVGEGKNLEFIKEKAVKIGASASYTIDAKEEFANEFALVALQAHTYYEGKYPLISALSRPLIAKKLVEVAIKEKAVAVAHGCTGKGNDQVRFEVAIHSLAPQLKVLAPVRDWTWSREEEIKYAIEHAIPVPIDLDNPFSIDQNLWGRSNECGVLENPWIAPPEVAYDLTASLENTPDTPEMIEIEFVAGVPVALDGSKYELSDLIQQLNSIAGKHGVGRIDHIENRLIGIKSREVYEAPGAVTLMTAHKELEDLTFVKDVAHFKPIIEQKITEMIYNGLWYNPLTESLLAFLKSTQKYVNGTVRVKLFKGHAIVEGRKSPNSLYDENLATYTSSDTFNQEASVGFIKLWGLPTKVHAEVNKPKDAIKNK, from the coding sequence ATGAATAAAGGAAAAGTAGTTTTAGCTTACTCAGGAGGATTGGATACTTCAGTATCCATTAAATGGTTGATAGATGAAGGGTATGAGGTCATCGCTTGTTGTTTAGATGTTGGAGAAGGAAAAAACTTAGAGTTCATTAAAGAAAAAGCGGTAAAAATTGGCGCTTCTGCTTCATATACGATTGACGCTAAAGAAGAATTTGCAAATGAATTTGCATTAGTTGCTTTACAAGCGCATACGTATTACGAAGGTAAATACCCATTAATTTCAGCGTTGTCTCGTCCACTGATTGCAAAAAAACTTGTTGAAGTAGCCATAAAAGAAAAAGCAGTAGCGGTAGCACATGGTTGTACAGGAAAAGGGAATGATCAAGTTCGTTTTGAAGTAGCTATCCATTCTTTAGCTCCTCAATTAAAAGTACTTGCACCTGTTCGTGATTGGACTTGGTCAAGAGAAGAAGAAATCAAATATGCTATTGAACATGCTATTCCAGTTCCAATTGATCTAGATAATCCTTTCTCTATTGATCAAAATCTTTGGGGAAGAAGCAATGAATGTGGCGTTTTAGAAAATCCATGGATCGCACCACCGGAAGTAGCTTATGATTTAACAGCAAGTTTAGAAAATACGCCAGATACTCCTGAAATGATTGAAATTGAATTTGTTGCAGGTGTCCCGGTAGCTCTTGATGGGTCAAAATATGAGTTATCCGATTTGATTCAACAGCTGAATAGCATTGCTGGCAAGCATGGAGTTGGACGGATCGATCATATCGAAAATAGATTGATCGGAATCAAATCGCGTGAGGTTTATGAAGCTCCTGGAGCAGTAACACTTATGACAGCTCATAAAGAATTAGAAGATTTGACTTTTGTTAAAGATGTAGCTCATTTTAAACCGATTATTGAACAAAAAATAACAGAAATGATCTATAACGGTTTATGGTATAACCCATTAACCGAAAGCTTGCTTGCCTTTTTGAAATCGACTCAAAAGTATGTAAATGGAACTGTACGGGTGAAATTGTTTAAAGGACATGCAATTGTGGAAGGTAGAAAATCACCAAATTCACTTTATGATGAAAATTTAGCAACGTACACTTCTTCAGATACATTTAATCAAGAAGCTTCTGTTGGATTCATTAAATTATGGGGTCTGCCAACAAAAGTTCATGCAGAAGTTAATAAACCAAAGGATGCAATCAAAAATAAGTAA
- the hrcA gene encoding heat-inducible transcriptional repressor HrcA: MLTERQILILKSIIRLYTSHETPIGSKTLMNEAEINFSSATIRIEMGRLEDLGFIEKTHSSSGRVPSLKGYRFYVDYLVHPVKIQKKELAVIKNALGNQFRQLDEIVFQSAELLSQLTSYTAITLGPEIKESILTGFRLVPLNEYQVMAILVTDKGHVENQIVTIPKSMDVNELEKIVRIFNEQLVGLPLLEVFKRLKTEIPLLLNKYVKTNEGILDIFETVFLKAGQDRMHVGGRMNILDFSNELNVEKFKSIYSLMDGTHDLSSLVIPSTTGITVKIGTELNNELFNEFSLITASYDIEGYSSGVIALLGPTNMPYSKMIGLVDVFRNELSKKIIDYYDSVED; this comes from the coding sequence ATGTTAACTGAAAGACAGATTTTAATTTTAAAATCTATCATTCGTTTATACACTTCACACGAGACACCCATAGGATCTAAAACTTTGATGAATGAAGCTGAAATAAATTTTAGTTCAGCAACTATTCGTATTGAGATGGGACGTCTTGAAGATTTAGGCTTCATTGAAAAAACACACTCCTCATCAGGTCGCGTTCCTTCACTAAAAGGCTATCGTTTTTATGTAGACTATCTGGTACATCCAGTAAAGATTCAGAAAAAAGAACTTGCAGTTATAAAAAATGCTTTAGGAAATCAGTTTAGACAGTTGGATGAGATTGTTTTCCAATCGGCTGAATTGCTTTCTCAGTTGACCAGTTACACAGCAATCACATTAGGTCCTGAAATCAAAGAGAGTATTCTAACCGGGTTTCGTTTGGTACCATTAAATGAGTATCAAGTCATGGCTATATTAGTTACAGATAAAGGCCATGTCGAAAACCAAATAGTGACTATCCCAAAATCGATGGATGTTAATGAGTTGGAAAAAATTGTTCGTATCTTTAATGAACAATTAGTTGGTCTTCCGTTATTGGAGGTATTTAAAAGGCTGAAAACCGAAATTCCTTTACTACTTAATAAGTATGTTAAGACAAATGAAGGAATCTTGGATATCTTTGAAACAGTCTTTTTGAAAGCTGGACAAGATAGGATGCATGTCGGTGGAAGAATGAATATATTAGATTTTTCGAATGAATTGAATGTCGAAAAATTCAAGTCTATTTATTCGTTAATGGATGGGACTCATGACTTATCTTCCTTAGTAATTCCGAGTACTACTGGAATTACCGTGAAAATTGGTACGGAGTTAAACAATGAGCTTTTCAATGAGTTCAGCTTAATTACGGCAAGCTATGACATTGAAGGATACAGTTCAGGTGTTATTGCATTGTTAGGTCCAACAAATATGCCTTATTCAAAAATGATTGGACTTGTGGATGTATTTCGAAATGAGCTTTCAAAAAAAATAATCGACTACTATGATTCTGTAGAAGATTAA